A region of Actinomycetota bacterium DNA encodes the following proteins:
- a CDS encoding NYN domain-containing protein, which produces MATNAHSQRAIVYVDGFNLYYGCVKGTQYRWLDLVKLAELMLPQHSVIEVKYFTAIVDSPSGSVRQQVYIGALESTGRVSTYRGHFLSHVKNKPRDVVCAQCGDRKARVIITEEKGTDVNLATHLVYDACTDAFDVAAVVSNDSDLVMPVLFARQKCGKMVGVLNPQKHPAQALLKSVDFYKKIRLGALAASQLPPVILHNGRQFQKPTTW; this is translated from the coding sequence TTGGCGACCAACGCACATTCGCAACGCGCGATCGTCTACGTTGACGGTTTCAATCTCTACTACGGGTGTGTCAAGGGCACTCAGTACAGATGGCTTGACTTGGTCAAGCTCGCTGAGCTGATGCTCCCCCAGCACTCAGTGATAGAGGTGAAGTACTTCACGGCGATTGTAGACAGTCCCTCCGGAAGCGTGCGCCAGCAGGTCTACATCGGTGCTCTTGAGAGCACGGGGCGGGTGTCGACCTACCGTGGGCATTTCCTGTCACATGTGAAGAACAAGCCCCGGGATGTTGTCTGCGCACAATGTGGTGATCGCAAGGCAAGAGTCATCATCACAGAGGAGAAGGGCACCGACGTCAACTTGGCCACGCATCTCGTCTACGATGCCTGCACGGACGCGTTCGATGTAGCAGCTGTTGTCTCGAATGACTCAGACCTTGTGATGCCGGTCCTGTTTGCGCGGCAGAAGTGCGGCAAGATGGTTGGAGTGCTGAACCCGCAGAAGCACCCTGCACAGGCGCTTCTGAAGTCGGTCGACTTCTACAAGAAGATTCGTCTGGGGGCGCTTGCCGCAAGTCAGCTACCGCCTGTGATTCTGCACAACGGAAGGCAGTTCCAGAAGCCCACCACTTGGTAG
- a CDS encoding type II toxin-antitoxin system HicB family antitoxin, with protein sequence MRLKVVVHEAEEGGFWAEVPSIPGCSTQGETFEELLENLYEAVEGCLSVDVSPAETGTGGRVMDIAI encoded by the coding sequence ATGAGACTGAAAGTCGTTGTTCACGAAGCGGAAGAAGGCGGCTTCTGGGCTGAAGTCCCCTCTATCCCCGGCTGCTCCACGCAGGGCGAGACCTTCGAGGAACTCCTCGAGAACCTGTACGAAGCTGTCGAGGGCTGTCTGTCGGTCGACGTTTCCCCGGCGGAGACCGGCACAGGCGGTCGGGTCATGGATATTGCGATATGA
- a CDS encoding polyprenyl synthetase family protein — MTGFELYLKRNAKKFDTYLSTFFANGTHPDMRRYLYELVADFTANAGKRHRPLICLLACEAVGGDPDKAWPSAAAIEHFHTAALIHDDIEDSSLTRRDEPCLHVREGEGLAINAGDLALSLVCGTVVHDPGLDDHTKLRVLAELVAMTTRTIEGQALDIGWARDDRFDLSIEDYLAMANHKTAYYSGAVPLAVGAIIGEGTDEQVEALRSFGMAAGLAFQIQDDVLNLVGTREATKKDFRSDIAEGKRTLVAIHALQHADRRERLLAILTARETDPAALDEAVAIMRSSDSITFAEDYARALILDAKESLETALPPSNARKLLMSMADFFVKRSS, encoded by the coding sequence ATGACAGGCTTCGAGCTCTATCTCAAGCGCAACGCCAAGAAGTTCGACACGTACCTTTCGACCTTCTTTGCCAATGGCACACACCCGGACATGCGCCGGTATCTCTACGAACTCGTGGCCGACTTCACCGCCAACGCCGGCAAGCGCCACCGCCCGCTCATCTGCCTGCTCGCGTGCGAGGCGGTCGGAGGAGACCCGGACAAGGCGTGGCCGTCAGCTGCCGCCATCGAGCATTTCCACACAGCCGCGCTCATCCACGATGACATCGAGGACTCCTCGCTGACCCGTCGCGACGAGCCGTGCCTCCACGTCCGCGAAGGCGAAGGGCTCGCGATCAACGCCGGCGACCTCGCGCTCTCGCTCGTGTGCGGCACCGTCGTCCACGATCCCGGCCTCGACGACCACACCAAGCTGCGCGTGCTTGCCGAGCTTGTCGCGATGACGACGCGCACCATCGAAGGCCAGGCGCTCGACATCGGCTGGGCGCGCGACGACCGCTTCGACCTCTCGATCGAGGACTACCTCGCGATGGCCAACCACAAGACCGCGTACTACTCGGGCGCCGTGCCGCTTGCCGTCGGCGCCATCATCGGCGAGGGGACCGACGAGCAGGTCGAGGCGCTCCGCAGCTTCGGCATGGCCGCCGGCCTTGCGTTCCAGATCCAAGACGACGTGCTGAACCTCGTCGGCACACGCGAAGCCACAAAGAAGGATTTCCGCTCCGACATCGCCGAGGGCAAGCGAACGCTCGTGGCGATCCACGCGCTCCAGCACGCCGACCGCCGGGAGCGCCTGCTCGCGATACTCACGGCCCGCGAGACCGATCCCGCCGCGCTCGACGAGGCCGTCGCCATCATGCGCTCCTCGGATTCGATCACCTTCGCCGAGGACTACGCCCGCGCGCTCATCCTCGATGCCAAGGAGTCGCTCGAGACCGCGCTTCCTCCGAGCAACGCGCGCAAGCTGCTGATGTCGATGGCGGACTTCTTCGTGAAGCGGAGCAGCTAG
- a CDS encoding type II toxin-antitoxin system HicA family toxin: MRSVSGRDLAKAVERQGWTLLRVQGSHHIYGKSGITVRLSIPMHNRDLKIGLLMHLMKMAGLSETDL; encoded by the coding sequence ATGAGATCGGTTTCGGGTCGCGATTTGGCCAAGGCTGTCGAACGTCAGGGCTGGACGCTTCTTCGCGTCCAAGGGAGTCACCACATCTACGGTAAGAGCGGTATCACGGTGCGCCTGTCCATTCCGATGCACAACCGAGACCTCAAGATCGGGCTCCTCATGCACCTCATGAAGATGGCCGGACTGTCCGAGACCGACCTGTAG
- a CDS encoding type II toxin-antitoxin system prevent-host-death family antitoxin has protein sequence MNAIPYTRLRSNLASEMDRVCEDHAPIIVTRKASSSVVMISLDDYEALEETSYLLRSPKNAQRLLEAIAELEAGGGTERKLAE, from the coding sequence ATGAACGCTATCCCATACACCCGACTCCGCAGCAACCTCGCCAGCGAGATGGATCGTGTGTGCGAGGACCACGCCCCCATCATCGTGACGCGGAAGGCCTCGTCGTCGGTCGTGATGATCTCGCTGGATGACTACGAGGCTCTTGAGGAGACGTCCTACCTGCTGCGCAGCCCCAAGAACGCTCAGCGGCTGCTCGAGGCGATTGCTGAGCTTGAGGCTGGCGGCGGAACCGAGAGGAAGCTGGCCGAGTGA
- a CDS encoding GtrA family protein, whose amino-acid sequence MSAGWLRGFIATHAEKLRYLFVGGWNTVFGYGLFLLLLALVGNPLRSVESSPVLLISLVGRNYYLVVGLLGWFVAVPQSTVTMKYLVFRSEGALLPQIGRAYFVYAPAQVLGTGVLWLTVRVAHLTPQIGGLVTIAVTTVFSYLGHKYFTFRRHPEFDEAREGRARHDGE is encoded by the coding sequence ATGTCGGCTGGGTGGCTGCGGGGGTTCATCGCAACCCATGCGGAGAAGCTGCGCTACCTCTTCGTCGGTGGCTGGAACACGGTGTTCGGGTACGGCCTATTCTTGCTTCTGCTTGCACTCGTCGGGAACCCGCTGCGTTCAGTTGAGTCTTCACCCGTGCTGCTCATCTCACTTGTCGGGCGCAACTACTACCTTGTCGTTGGGTTGCTTGGGTGGTTTGTCGCCGTGCCGCAGAGCACGGTGACGATGAAGTACTTGGTGTTTCGCAGCGAGGGTGCCCTGCTGCCCCAGATAGGGCGGGCGTACTTCGTGTATGCGCCTGCCCAGGTCCTGGGCACGGGAGTTCTGTGGCTGACGGTCCGCGTGGCGCACCTCACGCCTCAGATCGGTGGTCTCGTCACGATTGCCGTGACCACGGTATTCAGCTATCTGGGTCACAAGTACTTCACGTTTCGCAGACACCCCGAGTTCGACGAGGCCCGTGAGGGTCGCGCGCGTCACGATGGCGAATGA
- the rfbH gene encoding lipopolysaccharide biosynthesis protein RfbH produces the protein MAPDPKEPGDDLRSEILDAVRRYFEATYGEREPFEPGKTRVNYAGRVFDSREMVDLVDASLDFWLTYGRYSKRFEESLGCYVGTRHCFLVNSGSSANLLAFMALTSEKLGERRVERGDEVITVAAGFPTTITPIVQYGAVPVFVDVELSTANVDVSLLDGALSPRTKAVMLAHTLGNPFDVGAVRAFCERHGLWLVEDNCDALGSRYRGVLTGGFGDIGTSSFYPPHHLTMGEGGAAYTNDDRLAAILLSLRDWGRDCWCPSGRDNTCGKRFSQQFGELPLGYDHKYVYSEFGYNLKATEMQAAIGCAQLEKLPGFVKARRRNHDLLAELLEPLSDALMLQQATEGSDPSWFGCLMTVRSGCGVSRDAIVRKLEDAGIQTRMLFAGNMVRQPLFDGMRKLHEGYRVVEPLENTDRIMNDSFWVGVYPGLTEEMVRYMASVIGDAVSTATAR, from the coding sequence ATGGCGCCTGACCCCAAGGAGCCGGGCGACGACCTCAGGAGCGAGATTCTCGACGCGGTTCGGCGGTACTTCGAAGCGACCTATGGCGAGCGCGAGCCGTTCGAACCTGGCAAGACCCGGGTGAACTACGCGGGCCGCGTGTTCGACTCACGCGAGATGGTCGATCTCGTCGACGCGTCGCTCGATTTCTGGCTGACGTACGGTAGGTACTCGAAGCGGTTTGAGGAGAGCCTCGGCTGCTATGTCGGAACGAGACACTGCTTCTTGGTGAACTCGGGCTCATCCGCGAATCTCCTCGCTTTCATGGCGCTCACCTCCGAGAAGCTAGGCGAGCGGCGCGTGGAGCGCGGCGACGAGGTGATCACCGTCGCCGCCGGCTTTCCAACGACGATCACCCCCATCGTCCAGTACGGGGCCGTCCCTGTCTTCGTTGACGTGGAGCTATCCACCGCGAACGTCGATGTCTCACTCCTTGATGGAGCACTGTCACCTCGTACCAAAGCCGTCATGCTCGCGCACACCCTTGGCAATCCATTCGACGTGGGTGCTGTCCGCGCGTTCTGTGAGCGCCACGGCCTCTGGCTGGTGGAGGACAACTGCGATGCTCTCGGCTCTCGCTATCGGGGTGTACTCACCGGTGGTTTCGGTGACATCGGGACTAGCAGCTTCTACCCCCCTCACCACCTGACAATGGGTGAGGGGGGCGCCGCGTACACCAACGACGATCGTCTCGCCGCCATCCTCTTGTCGCTCCGAGACTGGGGGCGGGACTGCTGGTGCCCTTCCGGACGCGACAATACCTGCGGGAAGCGTTTCTCGCAGCAGTTCGGCGAACTGCCGTTGGGCTACGACCACAAGTACGTGTATTCGGAGTTCGGCTACAACTTGAAGGCGACCGAGATGCAGGCTGCAATCGGCTGCGCCCAGCTAGAGAAGCTGCCCGGGTTCGTGAAGGCCCGCCGTCGCAACCATGACTTGCTCGCCGAACTTCTCGAGCCTCTTTCCGACGCGCTCATGCTCCAACAGGCGACCGAGGGTAGCGATCCGAGCTGGTTTGGTTGCCTGATGACGGTGCGGTCTGGGTGCGGTGTGTCCCGTGACGCGATCGTCCGGAAGCTGGAGGACGCAGGGATTCAGACGCGGATGCTCTTCGCTGGGAACATGGTTCGCCAGCCGCTGTTCGACGGAATGCGCAAGCTCCATGAGGGCTACCGCGTCGTGGAGCCGCTGGAGAATACGGACCGCATCATGAACGACTCGTTCTGGGTCGGCGTCTACCCGGGTCTTACAGAGGAGATGGTGCGGTACATGGCGTCGGTCATCGGCGACGCGGTTTCGACGGCGACGGCGAGATGA
- the rfbG gene encoding CDP-glucose 4,6-dehydratase, with product MRGPLDEALRDRRVLVTGHTGFKGSWLSMWLDRLEASVSGLALEPATDPAMYEVCGLRDIVDSTIADVGDLAAVKAVFARVQPEVVFHLAAQPIVRISYDEPVETYRTNVMGTVHVLEAARECASTRAVVVVTSDKCYENREWSRGYREDDSLGGKDPYSSSKACAEIVTAAYANSFFGPHATAAAVTTARAGNVVGGGDWSPDRLIPDAARALARGDELAVRNPGHVRPWQHVLEPLGGYLMLATRLLESEAGFDGSWNFGPHEDSMCRVECVIDRFVTMWGSGHWKDMSDRNAPHEAGTLKLDSTKAHRDLGWQPVLDLDSALRLTVDWYKCFYSHGDVRSLTYEQIEAYEQSVAAAGD from the coding sequence ATGCGAGGTCCCCTCGATGAAGCTCTCCGCGACCGTCGCGTCCTCGTGACAGGCCACACCGGCTTCAAGGGCTCTTGGCTCTCCATGTGGCTCGATCGGCTGGAGGCGTCGGTGAGCGGACTCGCACTGGAACCAGCCACCGATCCGGCCATGTACGAGGTCTGCGGTTTGCGAGACATCGTCGATTCCACGATTGCGGACGTAGGCGACTTGGCCGCTGTGAAGGCCGTGTTCGCGCGAGTCCAGCCCGAGGTTGTCTTCCACCTCGCGGCCCAGCCAATCGTGCGGATCTCCTACGACGAGCCGGTCGAGACCTACCGCACGAACGTCATGGGTACGGTACACGTGCTCGAAGCCGCGCGGGAATGCGCGTCGACGCGTGCTGTGGTCGTCGTGACGAGCGACAAGTGCTATGAGAACCGCGAGTGGTCTCGGGGATATCGAGAAGATGATTCGCTGGGCGGAAAAGACCCCTACAGCTCGTCGAAGGCATGTGCCGAGATCGTGACCGCCGCGTACGCGAACTCCTTCTTCGGTCCACACGCTACCGCCGCCGCCGTTACAACCGCTCGCGCAGGCAACGTGGTCGGCGGCGGTGATTGGAGCCCGGACCGACTGATCCCCGACGCGGCACGTGCGCTGGCACGCGGAGACGAACTAGCGGTGAGAAACCCTGGACACGTTCGACCCTGGCAGCACGTGCTCGAGCCGCTTGGCGGCTACCTGATGTTGGCCACACGGCTTCTCGAGTCCGAGGCTGGCTTCGATGGATCGTGGAACTTCGGCCCGCACGAGGACAGCATGTGCCGTGTAGAGTGCGTCATCGATCGCTTCGTCACCATGTGGGGCTCGGGGCACTGGAAAGACATGAGTGACAGAAACGCGCCTCATGAGGCTGGCACACTCAAGCTCGACAGCACTAAGGCCCATCGCGACCTCGGCTGGCAGCCCGTGCTCGATCTCGATAGCGCCTTGCGCCTCACGGTTGACTGGTACAAGTGCTTCTACTCACACGGCGACGTGCGCTCGCTTACGTACGAACAGATCGAAGCGTACGAGCAATCCGTCGCAGCGGCCGGGGATTGA
- the rfbF gene encoding glucose-1-phosphate cytidylyltransferase, which translates to MKVVILAGGLGTRLAEETQTRPKPMAEVGEKPMLWHIMKTYSHYGFNEFVICLGYKGYMIKEYFSNYFLHNCDVTFDMRTRDMQVHQNANEPWHVTLVDTGAETQTGGRLKRVAPYVGDETFMMTYGDGVSDVNIGELVEYHRSHGRLATVTAVQPLGRFGALAVGNDSAVTAFNEKPAGDGGWINGGYFVLQPEVLDYISGDEMPFEQQPLETLAEEDQLRAHKHLGFWQPMDTIRDKNDLEQLWLSGRAPWKVW; encoded by the coding sequence ATGAAGGTTGTAATCTTGGCAGGTGGTTTGGGGACTCGGCTTGCAGAGGAGACCCAGACGCGACCTAAGCCTATGGCCGAGGTCGGCGAAAAGCCGATGCTATGGCACATCATGAAGACGTACAGTCACTACGGCTTCAACGAGTTCGTCATATGCCTCGGCTACAAGGGCTACATGATCAAGGAGTACTTCTCCAACTATTTCCTGCACAACTGTGACGTCACCTTCGACATGCGCACTCGCGACATGCAGGTGCACCAGAACGCGAACGAACCGTGGCACGTCACGCTCGTGGACACAGGAGCCGAGACTCAGACGGGCGGCAGGCTCAAGCGTGTCGCGCCGTACGTCGGTGATGAGACCTTCATGATGACGTATGGCGACGGGGTGTCGGACGTGAACATAGGCGAACTCGTTGAGTACCATCGGTCGCATGGCAGACTGGCGACTGTCACGGCCGTCCAGCCGCTCGGCCGGTTCGGAGCACTGGCCGTCGGCAACGATTCTGCCGTCACAGCTTTCAATGAGAAGCCTGCAGGTGATGGTGGCTGGATCAACGGCGGCTACTTCGTCCTGCAACCCGAGGTACTGGACTACATCTCTGGGGACGAGATGCCATTCGAGCAGCAACCCCTGGAGACACTTGCCGAGGAGGATCAGCTGAGGGCTCACAAGCACCTGGGCTTCTGGCAGCCGATGGACACGATTCGCGACAAGAACGATCTCGAGCAACTGTGGCTGTCCGGCAGGGCGCCCTGGAAGGTCTGGTGA
- a CDS encoding Txe/YoeB family addiction module toxin — translation MRVVFSEHAWDEYLYWQKTDRKLVQRINALIRDIQQAPFEGVGKPEPLKHALSGYWSRRITDEHRLVYRVEGDAILIAQLRYHY, via the coding sequence GTGAGGGTCGTCTTTTCCGAGCACGCGTGGGATGAGTACCTCTACTGGCAGAAGACCGATCGCAAGCTCGTCCAGCGAATCAATGCCCTCATTCGGGACATCCAACAGGCACCTTTCGAGGGCGTCGGCAAACCGGAACCGCTCAAGCATGCGTTGTCCGGCTACTGGTCGCGCCGCATCACGGATGAACACCGGCTGGTGTACCGCGTCGAAGGGGACGCCATCTTGATTGCCCAGCTGCGATACCACTACTGA
- a CDS encoding helix-turn-helix transcriptional regulator — translation MSDNTPECTKSSGNVFADLGLPESDELLAKAALANQIASIVNHRHLTQVETARILDTGQPKVSELLAGKLGGFSIERLIRYLNALDRDVQIVVTPKPRSRAHATLSVTGKTSPSRSSDVVCAG, via the coding sequence ATGAGCGACAACACGCCTGAGTGCACCAAGAGCAGCGGCAATGTGTTCGCCGATCTCGGACTCCCCGAGTCCGATGAGCTGCTCGCCAAGGCCGCGCTCGCGAACCAGATCGCCAGCATCGTCAACCACCGCCATCTGACGCAGGTGGAGACGGCTCGGATCCTCGACACTGGCCAGCCCAAGGTCTCCGAGCTGCTCGCCGGGAAGCTTGGTGGGTTCTCGATTGAGCGGCTGATCCGCTACTTGAACGCGCTCGATCGGGACGTTCAGATAGTCGTAACCCCCAAGCCCCGCAGTCGCGCCCACGCTACCCTGAGCGTGACGGGGAAGACGAGTCCGTCACGTTCCAGCGACGTGGTGTGCGCGGGGTAG
- a CDS encoding DUF4143 domain-containing protein produces the protein MLERAAADPLGLVGGDAVGLTVIDEIQLAPELMRSVKLAVDRDERPGAFLLTGSSNLLRMRNVSETLAGRAAYVELGPLTLSERLGQPLPSCIEDAFSSASAEEFVASLPVQDPASIPILRDAVTDAIMGGNMPGTLDMDASARRHWYSAYISTFVERDLWQLGRVGDVVAFRRLFALGMLRTSGLLNRADLAADAALDHRTLARYLDLLEVGYQIRTLTPYAATMGKRLVKMPKLFARDAGMAAHVMRVGDWEGAREIGAAGALFETWIVSELLAIDALSEDPSSAHFWRTSAGSEVDLLLERGTELVGFEMKAGSTVRWADTRGLAAVRDSFGERFRMGIIAYLGDEPLLLGDRICAVPAWSLLGLGLDAVGHVAEASAGYAGGPGSVLAPARDARGMRVPEVAALLGVDEATVERWERTAYEDAPLSVVRRLAEQLGVVVRLG, from the coding sequence GTGCTCGAGCGCGCAGCCGCAGACCCGCTCGGTCTGGTCGGCGGCGACGCAGTCGGTCTCACGGTCATCGACGAGATCCAGCTGGCCCCCGAACTCATGCGTTCAGTGAAGCTCGCGGTCGATCGCGATGAGCGTCCGGGTGCGTTCCTCCTCACGGGCTCGTCCAATCTGCTCCGCATGCGCAACGTCTCCGAGACTCTCGCCGGTCGTGCCGCCTACGTCGAACTCGGGCCGCTCACTCTGTCCGAGCGCCTCGGTCAGCCGCTGCCGAGCTGCATCGAGGACGCGTTTTCCTCGGCCAGTGCTGAGGAGTTCGTGGCGAGCCTCCCCGTCCAGGACCCGGCTTCGATCCCTATCCTGCGGGACGCCGTGACGGACGCGATCATGGGCGGCAACATGCCGGGGACCCTCGACATGGACGCCTCCGCCCGCAGGCACTGGTATTCGGCGTACATCTCGACGTTCGTGGAGCGCGACCTGTGGCAGCTCGGGCGCGTCGGTGACGTGGTCGCATTTCGGCGGCTCTTCGCGCTCGGCATGTTGCGAACGTCCGGACTCCTCAACCGTGCGGACCTCGCAGCCGATGCGGCGCTCGACCATCGCACTCTCGCGCGCTACCTGGACTTGCTCGAGGTGGGCTACCAGATCCGCACGCTCACGCCGTATGCCGCCACGATGGGCAAGCGCCTCGTCAAGATGCCGAAACTCTTCGCCCGCGACGCCGGAATGGCCGCACACGTGATGCGCGTCGGCGACTGGGAGGGTGCACGCGAGATCGGTGCGGCGGGTGCGCTATTCGAGACGTGGATCGTGTCCGAGCTGCTCGCGATAGACGCGCTTTCCGAGGATCCCTCCTCGGCACACTTCTGGCGCACCTCGGCAGGCTCGGAAGTCGACTTGTTGCTCGAGCGCGGGACCGAGCTGGTGGGCTTCGAGATGAAGGCCGGATCCACCGTGCGCTGGGCCGACACCCGCGGGCTCGCCGCGGTGCGCGACAGCTTCGGGGAACGGTTCCGGATGGGCATCATCGCCTACCTGGGCGACGAGCCACTTCTGCTCGGCGACCGCATCTGCGCCGTTCCGGCCTGGTCGCTGCTGGGCCTCGGATTGGACGCCGTTGGCCATGTGGCCGAGGCGTCGGCTGGGTACGCGGGCGGACCGGGCTCGGTGCTCGCCCCGGCGCGGGATGCGCGCGGGATGCGCGTACCCGAAGTCGCGGCGCTGCTGGGTGTGGACGAGGCGACCGTCGAGCGCTGGGAGCGCACCGCATACGAGGATGCGCCGCTCTCGGTCGTGCGGAGGCTCGCCGAGCAGCTCGGAGTCGTCGTGCGGCTGGGGTAG
- a CDS encoding addiction module protein produces the protein MSIPAIDIDKLDPEERLALIGDLWDSLRALPDSVHVTPAQKEELDCRLDALDRGEVEVISWDEAKRRLRG, from the coding sequence ATGAGCATCCCAGCGATCGACATCGACAAGCTCGACCCGGAGGAGCGCCTCGCTCTGATCGGCGACCTGTGGGATAGCCTGCGGGCACTCCCCGACTCGGTGCATGTCACTCCTGCCCAGAAGGAAGAGCTTGACTGCAGGCTCGACGCACTCGACCGCGGCGAGGTTGAGGTCATCTCCTGGGACGAGGCCAAACGTCGGCTTCGCGGCTGA
- a CDS encoding type II toxin-antitoxin system MqsA family antitoxin, with product MTTSDAGLAVCSVCGQRAVEMTRDPIAIEFREGTWRIEPDFDYERCRACGEELYPGPGITDLTRRAIALARKELGFLTPDEVRGVRHALDLTQGDFERALGVSRGTMGRWERGEVFQSATADRLMRVLAECPDLIRCDALSFVARETRGPYRKQR from the coding sequence ATGACGACATCGGATGCGGGACTCGCGGTCTGTTCGGTGTGTGGCCAGCGCGCGGTCGAGATGACTCGTGATCCGATCGCGATCGAGTTTCGGGAGGGCACATGGCGCATAGAGCCTGACTTCGACTATGAGCGGTGCCGTGCCTGTGGGGAGGAGTTGTATCCCGGTCCCGGGATCACAGATCTCACTCGACGGGCGATTGCGCTCGCGCGAAAGGAGCTCGGCTTTCTGACACCCGATGAGGTTCGGGGCGTCCGCCACGCGCTGGACCTCACGCAGGGTGACTTTGAGCGGGCGCTCGGAGTCTCCCGTGGCACCATGGGTCGTTGGGAGCGAGGGGAGGTGTTCCAAAGCGCCACCGCGGACCGGTTGATGCGCGTGCTGGCAGAGTGCCCGGATCTCATCCGCTGCGACGCATTGTCCTTCGTGGCCCGGGAGACTCGCGGTCCCTATCGGAAGCAACGTTGA
- a CDS encoding RES family NAD+ phosphorylase has product MHSARFGPTEFNPTDPDAPGAGGGGRFDSPGGVPSFLYAAHSPEAAIAESLLRDLPFGARGARELPGAALAARSLSRLRVTRDLSLVALHGAGLAKVGQDTWLVHSDASEYSQTRIWGRAILAWNPRVHGLEWRPRHDDDGLSMCLYEDRAADRLQAVSTLPLWEGEGLALVRATLLAFGVASPAGVK; this is encoded by the coding sequence GTGCACTCTGCACGTTTCGGGCCGACCGAGTTCAATCCGACCGATCCCGATGCGCCCGGGGCGGGCGGCGGCGGGCGCTTCGATAGCCCGGGCGGCGTGCCCTCGTTTCTGTACGCGGCGCACTCACCGGAAGCCGCAATCGCCGAATCGCTGCTGCGCGATCTGCCCTTCGGCGCGCGAGGCGCCCGAGAGCTGCCCGGCGCCGCTCTTGCTGCGCGCAGCCTCTCACGGCTGCGAGTGACCCGGGACTTGTCCCTCGTCGCGCTTCACGGCGCAGGGCTTGCCAAGGTCGGCCAGGACACGTGGCTCGTGCACTCGGATGCCAGCGAGTACTCGCAGACGCGCATCTGGGGTCGAGCGATCCTGGCGTGGAACCCGCGAGTGCATGGGCTCGAATGGCGGCCGCGTCACGACGACGACGGCTTGTCGATGTGTCTCTACGAGGACCGGGCCGCAGACCGGCTGCAGGCGGTCTCGACGCTTCCGCTGTGGGAGGGTGAGGGACTCGCGTTGGTTCGGGCGACGCTACTAGCCTTCGGGGTCGCTTCGCCCGCGGGCGTCAAGTAG